In Virgibacillus sp. NKC19-16, a single genomic region encodes these proteins:
- the purF gene encoding amidophosphoribosyltransferase, giving the protein MLAEVNGINEECGVFGIWGHEKAAELTYYGLHSMQHRGQEGAGIVVNDGGEELISHKGMGLVNDVFKHAKFEALSGRASAGHVRYTTQGAKAIENVQPLLFRTQTGSMALAHNGNIMNAHKLRGELEDQGSILQTSSDTEVLAHLIKQSGMQTNEESIAEALNKIVGAYAYLILTEDKMYAALDPSGIRPLSIGKLGDAYVVASETCAFDQIGATFVREVLPGELVTISDEGTRSTRFATSEQRSMCAMEYVYLSRPDSDLNHVNVHATRKRMGAELAKESPVEADMVIGVPDSSISAAIGYAEESGLPYEMGIIKNRYVGRTFIQPSQDLREQGVKMKLAPVRGIVEGKRIVMIDDSIVRGTTSKRIVHMLKEAGALEIHVRIASPSIQHPCYYGIDMSTRDELIAANHTTEEMCDIIGADSVAYLSEVGLEKAIVKDKTIHQGICMACMTGNYPVKEEREREISYTNG; this is encoded by the coding sequence ATGCTTGCTGAAGTCAATGGCATAAATGAGGAATGCGGCGTATTTGGAATTTGGGGCCATGAAAAGGCAGCGGAGCTTACGTATTATGGCCTGCATTCGATGCAGCATCGCGGGCAAGAAGGTGCTGGCATCGTTGTAAATGATGGCGGCGAAGAATTAATCTCGCATAAAGGGATGGGTTTAGTTAATGATGTGTTTAAGCATGCCAAGTTTGAGGCACTTTCCGGACGTGCTTCTGCAGGGCACGTTCGTTACACTACACAAGGGGCAAAAGCAATCGAAAATGTTCAGCCACTGCTGTTTCGTACGCAAACGGGAAGTATGGCATTAGCACATAACGGAAATATCATGAATGCCCATAAACTGCGCGGCGAGCTAGAGGATCAGGGTAGTATTTTGCAAACATCATCCGATACAGAAGTACTTGCCCATCTCATTAAACAGAGCGGTATGCAGACAAATGAGGAATCCATCGCTGAGGCGCTTAATAAAATTGTCGGTGCCTATGCCTATTTGATTTTAACAGAGGATAAAATGTATGCAGCACTGGATCCAAGTGGTATCAGGCCGCTATCCATTGGAAAACTTGGCGATGCTTATGTCGTTGCATCGGAAACATGTGCCTTTGACCAAATAGGTGCGACGTTTGTTCGTGAAGTCCTGCCAGGTGAACTTGTTACGATTAGCGATGAAGGTACTAGGTCTACCCGATTTGCCACCTCCGAGCAGCGAAGCATGTGTGCAATGGAATATGTCTATTTATCGAGGCCGGATAGTGATTTAAATCATGTAAATGTACATGCCACGCGGAAGCGGATGGGCGCCGAACTAGCCAAGGAATCTCCTGTTGAAGCAGATATGGTGATCGGGGTACCGGATTCCAGTATTTCAGCTGCGATTGGCTATGCAGAAGAAAGTGGATTGCCGTATGAAATGGGGATCATTAAAAACCGCTATGTTGGAAGGACGTTTATTCAGCCTTCTCAGGACCTAAGGGAACAAGGCGTGAAAATGAAACTAGCACCGGTTCGTGGAATCGTGGAAGGGAAACGGATTGTGATGATCGATGATTCGATTGTTCGCGGGACGACGAGTAAGCGAATAGTCCATATGCTAAAAGAGGCAGGAGCTTTGGAGATTCATGTTCGCATCGCTTCTCCTTCGATTCAACATCCATGCTATTACGGGATTGATATGTCTACAAGAGACGAATTAATCGCTGCGAATCATACCACAGAGGAAATGTGTGATATTATCGGGGCAGACAGCGTGGCTTATTTATCAGAAGTCGGTCTTGAAAAAGCAATCGTCAAAGATAAAACAATACACCAAGGGATTTGTATGGCCTGCATGACAGGGAATTATCCTGTGAAAGAAGAAAGGGAAAGAGAAATATCCTACACAAATGGCTAA
- the purN gene encoding phosphoribosylglycinamide formyltransferase encodes MSKVKAAVFASGTGSNFQAMLETDLACDVVLLVCDKPGAAVLDRAAERGVPTFVFDPKSFASREDYEAEIIEKLHEAGVTWIFLAGYMRIAGATLLQAFEEKIINIHPSLLPAFPGKDAIEQAHDAGVEKTGVTVHYIDEGIDTGPIIAQESVDIFPSDTIDALRTRLQQLEHNLYPQVINQLILK; translated from the coding sequence ATGAGTAAGGTAAAAGCAGCCGTTTTTGCTTCAGGTACAGGCAGTAATTTTCAGGCAATGTTAGAGACGGATCTCGCTTGTGATGTGGTGCTGCTTGTTTGTGATAAACCAGGGGCAGCAGTATTGGATAGGGCTGCCGAACGAGGCGTGCCAACATTCGTGTTTGATCCGAAATCATTTGCGTCTAGAGAGGATTATGAAGCGGAAATCATCGAAAAGTTACATGAAGCTGGCGTCACGTGGATTTTTCTCGCCGGGTATATGCGAATTGCCGGCGCAACATTATTGCAGGCGTTTGAAGAGAAAATCATTAATATTCATCCGTCGCTACTTCCGGCTTTTCCCGGGAAGGATGCGATTGAACAGGCGCACGATGCAGGTGTGGAAAAAACAGGTGTAACCGTGCATTATATTGATGAAGGTATTGATACAGGGCCGATTATCGCGCAAGAGTCAGTAGATATTTTTCCAAGTGATACCATCGACGCGCTGCGAACACGCTTGCAGCAACTGGAACACAACTTATATCCACAGGTTATTAATCAGCTAATTTTAAAGTGA
- the purD gene encoding phosphoribosylamine--glycine ligase: MNILVVGRGGREHSIVMKLSESEHVTRIYVAPGNGGIAGEATCVAIDEMDMEGLVKFTKENAIDLTIVGPENPLNAGIANRFYEAGLKVFAPTKEAALLEGSKSYAKEFMKKYDIPTAASATFNSVEEAKQYIDLKGAPIVIKADGLAAGKGVVVAESVEQAQEAVNEMLVTRAFAEAGATIVIEEFLAGKEFSLMAFVHENHVYPMVTARDHKRAYDNDEGPNTGGMGAYAPVADVSSEHLAFATEEILQKTVDGLMKEGRPFTGILYAGLIMTTEGPKVIEFNTRFGDPETQIVLPLLKNDLAHVLVDVMDGKDPQLEWEEGSCTGVVVASEGYPADCDKGVRIPEMSSVEGAFTVHAGTKLEGGSLVSDGGRVLLVGAKEDSLEKAAENVYEALASVDDMKGYFYRRDIGKS, encoded by the coding sequence ATGAATATATTAGTCGTCGGCCGGGGAGGACGCGAGCATAGTATTGTCATGAAACTATCGGAAAGTGAACATGTGACCCGTATTTATGTTGCTCCGGGAAACGGTGGCATCGCTGGAGAGGCTACCTGTGTTGCGATTGATGAGATGGATATGGAGGGGTTGGTTAAATTTACCAAAGAGAATGCGATTGACCTGACGATTGTTGGCCCAGAAAATCCATTGAATGCAGGAATAGCGAATCGGTTTTATGAAGCGGGCTTAAAGGTTTTTGCGCCAACAAAGGAAGCAGCATTGTTGGAAGGAAGCAAGAGCTATGCGAAAGAATTTATGAAAAAGTATGACATCCCAACAGCAGCTTCTGCAACATTCAATAGTGTGGAAGAAGCGAAACAATACATTGATTTAAAAGGTGCGCCCATCGTTATTAAGGCAGATGGGCTAGCTGCCGGCAAAGGTGTCGTTGTTGCAGAATCAGTCGAACAGGCGCAAGAGGCTGTTAATGAAATGCTAGTTACAAGGGCATTTGCCGAGGCAGGTGCTACAATTGTTATCGAGGAATTTTTAGCGGGAAAAGAATTTTCGTTGATGGCGTTTGTGCATGAAAATCATGTCTATCCAATGGTGACGGCTAGAGATCATAAGCGTGCCTACGACAATGATGAGGGCCCGAACACCGGTGGCATGGGTGCCTATGCACCAGTGGCGGATGTCTCGAGTGAACATTTGGCTTTTGCTACCGAAGAAATTTTGCAAAAAACGGTTGATGGTTTAATGAAAGAAGGGCGCCCGTTTACAGGGATTTTATATGCGGGACTAATTATGACAACGGAGGGTCCGAAAGTCATTGAATTTAACACACGTTTCGGGGATCCGGAAACACAGATAGTCTTGCCGTTATTGAAAAATGACCTTGCTCACGTATTAGTGGACGTAATGGATGGGAAGGATCCGCAGCTTGAATGGGAGGAAGGTTCCTGTACAGGGGTGGTTGTGGCGTCAGAGGGTTATCCGGCTGATTGCGATAAAGGTGTGCGGATTCCTGAAATGTCCTCAGTCGAAGGCGCTTTTACTGTACATGCTGGGACGAAACTGGAAGGTGGATCACTCGTATCCGATGGTGGGCGCGTGCTGCTCGTTGGCGCCAAGGAAGATTCATTGGAAAAAGCTGCCGAAAATGTATATGAGGCCCTAGCTTCTGTTGATGATATGAAAGGATACTTTTATCGCAGGGACATAGGGAAAAGTTAA
- a CDS encoding metallophosphoesterase family protein, which yields MKIVIIADTHMPDKGKQLPSRLKKELETTNLIIHAGDWNSMEVHHMLRTYAEVKGVYGNVDSKDIKEHFPAQEILEVHGHKIGVIHGHGDKKTTEKRALEVFEGEEVDIIIFGHSHIPLLRYFKKKLLVNPGSPTDKRKLPYYSFAILTVGEEIRAEHVFFRDKS from the coding sequence ATGAAAATAGTAATAATAGCAGATACACATATGCCAGACAAGGGAAAGCAGCTCCCGTCAAGACTTAAAAAGGAATTGGAAACGACAAATTTGATTATTCATGCGGGTGATTGGAATTCGATGGAAGTTCATCACATGCTTCGTACATATGCAGAAGTAAAGGGTGTATATGGAAATGTCGACAGTAAGGATATCAAGGAACATTTCCCGGCACAAGAGATATTAGAAGTACATGGACATAAAATTGGCGTTATCCATGGGCATGGTGACAAGAAGACAACCGAAAAACGAGCACTGGAGGTATTTGAGGGAGAAGAGGTGGATATCATCATTTTTGGCCACTCCCATATTCCTTTGCTTCGCTACTTCAAAAAGAAACTATTAGTGAATCCGGGCTCTCCCACGGACAAACGAAAACTCCCTTATTATTCCTTTGCCATTCTAACAGTTGGAGAAGAGATTAGGGCGGAGCATGTTTTTTTTAGGGATAAGAGCTGA
- a CDS encoding adenine deaminase C-terminal domain-containing protein, producing MIEDEYYWRNRELRHHVNVIDGIEAPTLILKNSTYLNTYTKQWLQANIWIYDDRIVYVGEKLPEKQDTAEIIDCQGKYLVPGYIEPHAHPSQLYNPEELAYHAAKTGTTTLMNDNLLWHFLLDKKKAFSILEEFNNLPVSMYWWARFDAQTALKDEEALFNTREVLSWLAHPSVVQGGELTSWPRLLDGGDRLLHWIQETKRHGKPVEGHFPGASEKTLTKMKLFGVNADHESMTGEEVIKRLQLGYQVGLRYSSIRPDLPKLIEEIVAAKLPTYENLTMTTDGSTPGFYENGLLNVCIEIAIDKGVPIEDAYLMASYNAAKHFRLEEQLGSIAPGRIAHINILREKSNPHPESVLAKGKWIVKADEAQAVTPSIDWEQYNIKPLTSDAVLKETDLQFSVPIGLDMVNDVIIKPYAIEMDITPEELPANKGDAFLLLMDRNGEWRVNTTIRGFTEKLGGLASSYSTTGDFVFIGKSKSDMLLAGNRLKEIGGGIVLVHNGEVLVELPLTLGGVMFNGKMSTLIEKEKQLKETLAEFGYSHNDPIYTIYFLSSTHLPYIRITQQGIVDVKKKKYSSRLRCVRIYNRILHRYLIEETYAKVLGINEKNSLCFASVYASCCLFQ from the coding sequence ATGATAGAAGATGAATATTACTGGAGAAATCGTGAGCTTCGACATCATGTCAACGTCATTGATGGTATCGAGGCGCCTACGCTAATTTTAAAAAACAGTACTTATTTAAACACATATACAAAGCAGTGGCTACAAGCAAACATTTGGATTTATGATGACCGTATCGTCTATGTAGGGGAGAAGCTGCCTGAAAAACAGGACACGGCGGAAATCATAGATTGCCAGGGAAAATACCTTGTCCCGGGGTATATCGAGCCACATGCACACCCGTCACAATTGTACAACCCGGAAGAATTGGCATATCATGCTGCGAAAACGGGGACAACTACACTAATGAATGATAATTTATTATGGCATTTTTTGTTGGATAAAAAGAAAGCGTTTTCTATATTGGAAGAGTTTAATAATTTGCCTGTTTCGATGTATTGGTGGGCACGTTTTGATGCACAAACAGCGCTTAAGGATGAGGAGGCGTTATTTAATACAAGAGAGGTCCTGTCGTGGCTTGCGCATCCATCTGTTGTCCAAGGCGGCGAGTTAACCTCCTGGCCGCGCTTGTTAGATGGCGGTGACAGGTTACTTCATTGGATACAGGAAACAAAAAGGCATGGAAAGCCTGTCGAGGGCCACTTTCCTGGAGCATCGGAAAAGACGTTAACGAAAATGAAGCTGTTTGGTGTGAATGCCGATCATGAATCAATGACAGGGGAAGAAGTGATCAAACGCCTGCAGTTAGGGTACCAGGTTGGCCTTCGCTACTCATCTATTAGACCGGATTTGCCGAAGCTCATCGAAGAAATAGTGGCAGCAAAACTACCAACCTATGAGAACCTGACAATGACGACAGATGGTTCAACACCAGGATTTTATGAGAATGGGCTTTTGAATGTTTGTATTGAAATTGCTATTGATAAAGGGGTTCCAATAGAGGACGCATACCTGATGGCAAGCTATAATGCGGCAAAACATTTCAGGCTGGAGGAACAGCTTGGGAGCATCGCGCCCGGTCGGATTGCCCACATTAATATTTTACGCGAAAAAAGCAATCCGCATCCGGAAAGTGTCTTAGCAAAAGGGAAGTGGATCGTCAAAGCAGATGAAGCGCAGGCTGTCACACCATCAATCGATTGGGAACAATATAACATAAAGCCTCTTACCTCTGATGCGGTTCTAAAAGAGACGGATTTACAATTTTCCGTGCCGATCGGACTCGATATGGTGAATGATGTTATTATAAAACCATATGCAATTGAAATGGATATCACGCCAGAAGAGTTACCTGCTAACAAAGGGGACGCTTTTCTGTTACTGATGGATCGCAACGGAGAATGGCGTGTAAATACGACGATTCGCGGGTTCACTGAAAAGTTAGGAGGCCTAGCAAGCTCCTATTCAACAACAGGGGATTTCGTCTTCATCGGAAAAAGTAAATCTGATATGCTCCTTGCAGGCAACCGCTTAAAGGAAATTGGCGGCGGAATCGTACTTGTTCACAATGGTGAAGTATTAGTTGAACTACCTCTCACCCTTGGGGGCGTCATGTTTAATGGAAAAATGAGTACATTAATTGAAAAAGAAAAGCAGCTTAAAGAAACGCTAGCGGAATTTGGTTATTCTCATAATGATCCAATCTACACGATATACTTTTTGTCATCTACCCATTTGCCGTATATTCGCATAACACAGCAAGGTATCGTAGATGTGAAGAAAAAGAAGTACTCTTCCCGTCTACGATGCGTTAGAATATATAATAGAATTTTGCATAGGTATCTAATAGAGGAAACTTATGCAAAGGTGTTGGGAATAAATGAGAAAAATAGTTTATGTTTTGCTAGTGTTTATGCTTCTTGCTGCTTGTTCCAATGA
- a CDS encoding DUF3048 domain-containing protein has product MRKIVYVLLVFMLLAACSNEEGSSQDNEAKGKDVKEKMESTNVPDSADEGSDESENVFPLTGIETDKKVNDRIVSVMVNNHDSARPQSGLSKADIVFEILAEGNITRLLAFYQSEMPKVVGPVRSAREYYFELANSYNALYVYHGAANVVNDMIEDRGIEHLDGSIYDNNGTLFKRESFREAPHNSYLQFAGVYDYASQKGYETTASYDPLPFLGEGEVRELPGDAANHVEIVYSNNPMQIVEFSYDENSETYTRYNDREQTVDLNSSDPIEVDNVFIIETEHEVIDDTGRRAIDLESGGNGYLIQKGQIQEVQWDNQDGRIIPVKDEVPVGFVPGKTWVNVVPTSPGIGQAVSISN; this is encoded by the coding sequence ATGAGAAAAATAGTTTATGTTTTGCTAGTGTTTATGCTTCTTGCTGCTTGTTCCAATGAAGAGGGTAGTTCACAGGATAATGAGGCAAAAGGAAAAGATGTAAAGGAAAAAATGGAATCGACGAATGTGCCGGATTCAGCAGATGAAGGGTCGGATGAATCTGAAAATGTTTTTCCGTTAACTGGGATTGAAACAGATAAAAAAGTCAATGACCGAATTGTTAGTGTCATGGTAAATAATCATGACTCAGCAAGGCCGCAATCCGGATTATCCAAGGCAGACATCGTCTTTGAAATTTTGGCAGAAGGGAACATTACACGTCTTCTAGCATTCTATCAAAGTGAAATGCCGAAAGTAGTCGGGCCTGTCCGGAGTGCGCGAGAATATTACTTTGAACTTGCGAACAGTTATAATGCGCTATATGTTTATCACGGGGCAGCGAACGTTGTAAATGATATGATAGAAGATAGAGGTATTGAACATTTAGATGGTTCTATCTATGATAATAATGGTACTCTATTTAAGCGGGAGTCTTTTCGAGAAGCACCGCACAATTCCTATTTACAATTTGCAGGTGTTTATGACTACGCAAGCCAAAAAGGGTATGAGACAACGGCTTCCTATGATCCATTACCCTTTTTAGGAGAAGGTGAAGTCCGGGAGTTGCCGGGAGACGCGGCAAATCATGTGGAAATTGTTTATTCAAATAACCCAATGCAAATTGTAGAATTTAGCTATGACGAGAATAGTGAAACATATACAAGATATAACGACCGGGAGCAAACCGTTGATTTAAATTCGAGTGATCCTATCGAGGTGGATAATGTCTTCATTATAGAAACCGAACATGAAGTAATTGATGATACAGGTCGCCGTGCGATTGATCTTGAATCCGGCGGGAATGGCTATTTAATTCAAAAAGGTCAAATCCAGGAAGTTCAATGGGACAATCAGGATGGAAGGATCATACCGGTTAAAGACGAGGTACCTGTTGGATTTGTTCCAGGTAAAACATGGGTCAACGTCGTTCCAACAAGCCCTGGAATAGGACAAGCCGTAAGCATATCAAACTAG
- a CDS encoding YerC/YecD family TrpR-related protein — translation MQIDKLRGEQLDQLFDAILSLKDREECYQFFDDIATMSEVHSISQRLQVAKMLTEGYTYTVIENETNASTATISRVRRALNYGSDGYQIVLDRILEDK, via the coding sequence GTGCAAATTGATAAATTACGAGGAGAACAATTAGATCAATTGTTTGACGCAATACTGTCATTAAAAGACCGAGAAGAATGCTATCAATTTTTCGATGATATTGCTACAATGTCAGAAGTTCATTCGATATCTCAGCGCCTGCAAGTGGCAAAAATGCTGACAGAGGGATACACGTATACGGTGATTGAAAATGAAACAAATGCATCAACAGCAACCATCTCACGCGTGCGCAGAGCACTTAATTATGGAAGTGATGGTTATCAAATCGTACTGGATCGGATACTGGAAGATAAATGA
- a CDS encoding heptaprenylglyceryl phosphate synthase, which yields MNEWKHIFKLDPAKEISNEHLEMVCESGTDAVIVGGTDNVTLDGVMNLLMRIRRYSITCILEISTMEAIAPGFDYYFIPMVMNSKAKKWMMDMQHQAIKQYRELMNWNEIFFEGYCILNQDAKAFTHTNSFMPDDGDVTAYAYMAEHVFHLPIFYMEYSGKYGNPKLVEQVKSELESTLLFYGGGIENVSQAREIKEHADVIIVGNGIYTDIEEAIKTVKAVKEY from the coding sequence ATGAACGAATGGAAGCATATATTCAAGCTGGATCCGGCTAAGGAAATTTCGAATGAGCATCTTGAGATGGTTTGTGAGTCAGGGACGGATGCTGTCATTGTTGGTGGGACGGATAATGTAACATTGGATGGAGTGATGAATTTACTCATGCGCATTCGCCGTTATAGCATCACATGCATTTTGGAAATTTCTACAATGGAGGCAATCGCCCCGGGGTTTGATTATTATTTTATTCCTATGGTGATGAATTCCAAGGCGAAAAAATGGATGATGGACATGCAGCATCAGGCGATAAAACAATATAGGGAACTGATGAATTGGAATGAAATATTTTTCGAAGGGTATTGTATTTTAAATCAAGACGCAAAAGCCTTTACGCATACGAACAGCTTTATGCCGGATGACGGGGACGTGACGGCATATGCTTATATGGCGGAGCATGTATTTCATTTGCCGATTTTTTATATGGAATATAGTGGGAAATACGGGAACCCTAAGCTTGTTGAACAAGTGAAAAGTGAGCTTGAGTCTACATTGCTTTTTTATGGTGGAGGGATCGAAAACGTCTCCCAAGCGCGTGAAATAAAAGAGCATGCGGACGTGATTATCGTAGGGAATGGCATTTATACAGACATAGAAGAAGCGATTAAAACAGTGAAAGCAGTTAAAGAATATTGA
- the pcrA gene encoding DNA helicase PcrA: protein MSQTMDGLLKGLNKEQREAVKHTDGPLLIMAGAGSGKTRVLTHRIAYLLGEKDVSARNVLAITFTNKAAREMKDRVRRLVGPESEQMWVSTFHSMCVRILRRDVDRIGYSRNFTILDSGDQLSVIKQVLKNLNIDAKKFDPRAMLGQISGAKNELITPEEYNKNVGNFFERQVAQIYEAYQKMLQKNQSLDFDDLIMQTIHLFKRVPEVLEYYQRRFQYIHVDEYQDTNHAQYFLVKQLASRFQNLCVVGDSDQSIYGWRGADIANILSFEKDYPSSRAIFLEQNYRSTKSILSAANEVIRNNPGRKPKNLWTENPDGKNIHYYQGATEQEEALFITDKIQELTGQEGYSPNDLAILYRTNAQSRAIEDTLMKSGVAYQMVGGTKFYERKEIKDMVAYLRLITNPDDDISFERVVNVPKRGIGKTSIEKVRAHAAAHDISFNEAVKEIDFTGVSKKAANALAEFGSLVQTLSQQQEFLTATDMVEAVLERTGYEEMLKNEKSLEAQSRLENLEEFKTVTQDFEKTAEDKTLVAFLTDLALIADLDRVDAGDNQDEPKITLMTLHAAKGLEFPIVFLIGLEEKVFPHSRSMFDEKEMEEERRLAYVGITRAEQELYLTHARMRTLYGRTNMNPISRFINEIPEELVDGMEEEQVTFGGGFGQPKNLTPPVKRKAEKIQKTTGAESQTWGPGDKASHNKWGVGTVVKVDGEGEGIELDIAFPAPVGIKRVLAKFAPITKQ from the coding sequence ATGAGTCAGACGATGGATGGCTTACTAAAAGGATTGAATAAAGAGCAACGAGAAGCTGTTAAACATACGGACGGCCCCCTGCTTATTATGGCGGGAGCGGGAAGTGGAAAAACACGGGTGCTTACACATCGCATCGCCTACTTACTTGGCGAAAAGGATGTCTCAGCAAGAAATGTACTGGCGATTACTTTTACAAATAAGGCTGCACGTGAGATGAAGGATCGTGTACGAAGATTAGTTGGTCCGGAGAGTGAACAGATGTGGGTTTCCACATTCCATTCGATGTGTGTACGCATATTAAGACGAGATGTTGATCGCATCGGCTACAGTCGCAATTTTACGATTCTGGATAGCGGTGATCAGCTATCGGTTATCAAACAAGTTTTAAAAAATCTGAATATCGATGCGAAGAAATTTGACCCTCGGGCAATGTTAGGACAAATTAGCGGGGCGAAAAACGAGCTGATTACACCGGAAGAATACAACAAAAATGTCGGGAATTTTTTCGAGAGACAGGTTGCGCAAATTTATGAAGCGTACCAGAAAATGCTGCAGAAAAACCAATCCCTTGATTTTGACGATTTGATCATGCAGACGATTCATTTGTTTAAACGGGTTCCGGAAGTGCTCGAATACTACCAGCGCCGTTTTCAGTATATTCATGTTGATGAGTATCAAGATACAAACCACGCACAGTATTTCCTTGTGAAGCAATTGGCAAGCCGTTTTCAAAATCTTTGCGTCGTCGGGGATTCGGATCAGTCGATCTATGGCTGGCGTGGCGCGGATATAGCAAACATCCTTTCATTTGAAAAAGACTACCCATCATCACGGGCAATTTTCCTGGAACAAAATTACCGTTCGACAAAATCAATTCTTTCTGCGGCAAATGAAGTGATTCGAAATAACCCTGGACGCAAACCGAAAAATCTGTGGACAGAAAATCCAGACGGGAAAAACATTCATTATTATCAGGGCGCTACCGAGCAGGAAGAAGCGTTGTTTATTACAGATAAAATTCAGGAGCTTACCGGACAAGAGGGTTATTCGCCGAATGATTTGGCAATTTTATACCGGACGAACGCGCAATCCCGTGCGATCGAGGATACATTAATGAAGTCGGGTGTTGCCTATCAAATGGTTGGCGGCACAAAGTTCTATGAGCGAAAAGAAATCAAGGATATGGTCGCCTACCTGCGTTTAATTACAAACCCGGATGATGACATAAGCTTTGAACGTGTCGTGAACGTACCTAAACGCGGAATTGGTAAAACGTCTATTGAAAAGGTTCGCGCGCATGCGGCTGCCCATGATATTTCCTTCAATGAAGCTGTAAAAGAAATTGATTTTACTGGGGTATCCAAGAAAGCTGCCAATGCATTAGCTGAATTCGGAAGCCTCGTTCAGACCTTGTCTCAGCAGCAGGAATTTTTAACAGCTACAGATATGGTTGAGGCTGTGCTCGAGCGGACAGGCTATGAAGAAATGCTGAAGAATGAAAAAAGCCTTGAGGCGCAAAGCCGCCTCGAAAACTTGGAAGAGTTCAAGACGGTTACACAGGATTTTGAAAAAACAGCAGAAGATAAAACCCTTGTTGCTTTCCTGACAGATCTTGCACTGATTGCAGATCTTGACCGTGTTGATGCGGGTGATAATCAAGATGAACCAAAAATCACCTTGATGACATTGCACGCTGCAAAAGGGTTGGAATTCCCAATTGTCTTTTTGATCGGCTTAGAGGAAAAAGTATTCCCACACAGCCGCTCCATGTTTGATGAAAAAGAGATGGAAGAGGAGCGCAGGCTGGCTTATGTAGGCATTACCCGTGCTGAACAAGAACTATACTTAACCCATGCAAGAATGCGCACACTATATGGGAGAACGAATATGAATCCAATTAGCAGGTTCATTAATGAAATCCCCGAAGAATTAGTTGATGGCATGGAAGAGGAACAAGTTACGTTTGGCGGTGGATTTGGACAACCAAAAAATCTGACCCCACCTGTGAAACGAAAAGCAGAAAAAATACAAAAAACAACGGGAGCAGAAAGTCAAACCTGGGGGCCGGGTGACAAAGCAAGCCATAATAAATGGGGTGTAGGTACTGTCGTGAAAGTAGATGGTGAAGGTGAAGGAATCGAACTTGATATCGCATTTCCGGCGCCAGTAGGCATCAAGCGAGTACTGGCCAAATTTGCCCCAATTACGAAACAATAG